A single genomic interval of Candidatus Methylomirabilis sp. harbors:
- a CDS encoding proteasome accessory factor PafA2 family protein, giving the protein LHRELDWVIKHGLITSYITRKGCSFDDQRVFMLDLQYHDLRRDKGLYFTLERQGFVDRIVTDEEILMAMKTPPSDTRAYFRGMCLQKYPDEVYGASWSSVIFDTGEATVKRVPMTEPLRGTQKLIAEVLDRSDTATELLEKIAV; this is encoded by the coding sequence AGCTCCACCGCGAGCTCGACTGGGTCATCAAGCACGGGCTCATCACCTCCTACATCACCCGCAAGGGCTGCTCCTTCGACGACCAGCGCGTCTTCATGCTGGACCTGCAGTACCATGATCTCCGTCGAGACAAGGGGCTGTACTTTACCCTTGAGCGCCAAGGATTTGTTGATCGGATCGTCACCGACGAGGAGATCCTCATGGCTATGAAGACCCCTCCTTCGGATACCCGAGCCTACTTCCGCGGGATGTGCCTGCAAAAGTATCCCGACGAGGTCTACGGGGCGAGTTGGAGCTCAGTGATCTTTGATACCGGCGAGGCGACAGTGAAACGTGTTCCCATGACCGAGCCATTGAGGGGCACACAGAAGTTGATAGCCGAGGTGCTGGATCGCTCTGACACCGCCACGGAGTTGTTGGAGAAGATCGCGGTCTAA